In one Saccharibacillus brassicae genomic region, the following are encoded:
- a CDS encoding DUF3907 family protein — translation MSASNVQKMCESTRDKLKAAIVRIEDFLNEYSLPQLAESQEEEEVAYYKGFLSDLRHLLVFSETSSEKIGVLLRRANFDVNSAEDTLYKVYHNVINSFFYPKNECYAEDGRYAYTGQEAIRFRRHIAAPAREVILDVTKTYEELRDDLDYYESDYLSQRRMSAPRS, via the coding sequence ATGTCAGCGTCTAACGTACAGAAAATGTGTGAATCGACCAGGGATAAGTTGAAAGCCGCCATCGTGAGAATCGAAGACTTTTTGAATGAATACTCTCTGCCTCAGCTTGCCGAATCGCAGGAAGAGGAAGAAGTCGCCTATTACAAAGGTTTCTTGTCCGATCTTCGCCATCTGCTCGTATTCTCGGAAACGTCCTCCGAAAAAATCGGAGTGCTGCTGCGTCGGGCCAATTTCGACGTCAATTCCGCGGAAGATACGCTGTATAAGGTATACCACAACGTGATCAACAGCTTCTTTTACCCGAAAAACGAATGTTATGCCGAAGACGGCCGCTATGCTTACACCGGCCAGGAAGCGATTCGTTTCCGCAGACATATCGCGGCTCCGGCCCGCGAAGTCATTCTCGACGTGACCAAGACGTATGAAGAACTGCGTGACGATCTGGATTACTACGAGAGCGATTATTTGAGCCAGCGCCGCATGAGCGCTCCGCGTTCTTAA
- a CDS encoding Nif3-like dinuclear metal center hexameric protein — MFAKGQTVVQLMEKFAPKALAVENDKIGLQLGTLNKEIPKVLVALDVTPEVVDEAIALGANLIVAHHAIIFRPLANLRTDTPMGALYEKLIKHDIAVYISHTNLDVAEGGMNDWMADLVGIVEPKPLEELQREPLYKLVVHVPSSHHQGVLDALLSAGAGTIGDYSHCSFSTAGTGTFLPGEGTRPYLGSPGKLERAEEIRIETVLPESVRAKAIRGMLKAHPYEEVSYDLYKLEQTGQAYGLGRIGKLAQPKTLGELTEVVKQGFDVPAARVVGDAERVIKKAAVLGGSGSRYIHHALRQGADVLITGDIDYHTAHDALMAGLAIIDPGHNSEKIMKREVANILGKMLRESGSETTVHASEPNTEPFRFV, encoded by the coding sequence ATGTTTGCCAAAGGACAAACCGTTGTCCAACTGATGGAGAAGTTCGCGCCCAAAGCGCTGGCCGTGGAGAACGACAAAATCGGCCTGCAGCTCGGCACGCTGAACAAGGAAATTCCGAAAGTGCTCGTCGCGCTTGACGTGACGCCCGAAGTGGTGGACGAAGCGATTGCACTCGGCGCCAATCTGATCGTCGCGCATCACGCGATCATTTTCCGGCCGCTTGCGAACTTGCGCACCGATACGCCGATGGGCGCCCTGTACGAAAAATTGATCAAGCACGATATCGCCGTCTATATCAGCCATACAAATCTGGATGTGGCCGAAGGCGGCATGAACGACTGGATGGCGGATCTGGTCGGCATCGTCGAACCGAAGCCGCTCGAAGAACTGCAGCGCGAGCCGCTGTACAAGCTCGTCGTCCATGTGCCGTCAAGCCATCATCAGGGCGTGCTCGACGCGCTGCTATCGGCCGGCGCGGGCACGATCGGCGACTATTCGCACTGCAGCTTCAGCACGGCAGGCACGGGCACTTTTCTGCCGGGCGAAGGGACCCGTCCGTATCTGGGCAGCCCCGGCAAGCTGGAGCGGGCCGAAGAAATCCGGATCGAGACCGTGCTGCCGGAGAGTGTGCGCGCCAAAGCGATCCGGGGCATGTTGAAGGCGCACCCGTACGAAGAAGTGTCGTACGACCTGTACAAGCTTGAGCAGACGGGCCAAGCGTACGGCCTCGGCCGTATCGGCAAGCTGGCGCAGCCCAAGACGCTTGGCGAGCTGACGGAAGTCGTCAAGCAAGGCTTTGACGTGCCGGCGGCCCGCGTCGTCGGCGATGCGGAGCGCGTAATCAAAAAAGCGGCCGTGCTCGGCGGATCGGGCAGCCGCTATATTCATCATGCGCTCCGTCAGGGAGCCGACGTGCTGATCACCGGCGATATCGATTACCATACGGCGCACGACGCGCTGATGGCCGGACTTGCGATTATCGATCCCGGCCACAACTCGGAGAAAATCATGAAGCGCGAAGTGGCGAATATTTTGGGCAAAATGCTGCGCGAAAGCGGCAGCGAGACGACCGTCCACGCTTCCGAACCGAATACGGAACCGTTCCGTTTCGTGTAG
- a CDS encoding intracellular growth attenuator family protein has translation MSKNDKKAVGIFILTAGLIILLGQWGVFAFLGRVFWPLLILLPGVGLHLAFASRALPAWALIPGGTLTVYGLVFSLCNTWGFGLIEVLWPAFLLGPGLGLYEYALLGPVRPKGIYYASLGLIVLSLVLFIFSLLGPFFLYAFSVLLILSGAWLVFWPEIQPAGRRGKRRM, from the coding sequence ATGTCAAAAAACGATAAAAAGGCTGTCGGAATTTTTATTTTAACTGCCGGACTGATCATTCTCTTGGGACAATGGGGCGTATTCGCTTTTCTGGGCCGGGTCTTCTGGCCGCTCCTGATCCTGCTTCCCGGCGTGGGCCTGCATCTGGCTTTCGCCTCGCGCGCGCTTCCCGCCTGGGCGTTGATTCCCGGAGGGACGCTGACCGTGTACGGACTTGTATTCTCGCTGTGCAACACGTGGGGATTCGGGTTGATCGAAGTGCTGTGGCCGGCGTTCCTGCTCGGTCCGGGACTCGGGCTGTACGAATACGCGCTGCTCGGCCCGGTCCGGCCCAAAGGAATTTATTACGCTTCCCTCGGCTTGATCGTGCTGTCGCTCGTACTGTTCATTTTCAGCCTGCTCGGCCCGTTTTTTCTCTACGCTTTCTCGGTTTTGCTGATTTTGTCGGGAGCGTGGCTCGTGTTTTGGCCTGAAATTCAGCCCGCCGGACGCCGCGGCAAGCGCAGAATGTAA
- the thiI gene encoding tRNA uracil 4-sulfurtransferase ThiI has product MKKYDYLLLRFGEVTLKGRNRARFEKAAVEHVRALLRPYPDAKIRREFGRIYVDPGSENVETLIPVLQNVFGMTSMSPVRAVRPELEEIARAAGELVEAMDITRETKFKTNVRRVWKDFPHSSQESNPLIAAPLLKRFPLLKVDVREPELELRVEIRDKAAYVFGEVIPGAGGFPLGTNGKALLLLSGGIDSPVAGWSSLRRGLEVECIHFHSYPFTSEQAKEKVVDLAQALAEYAGKVRLHVVPFTEIQTSFTQMGQDNLMITLMRRAMLRIATIVAEREKALALITGESLGQVASQTLPSMNVIERATELPILRPLVMTDKDEIIRLSRTIGTYDISILPYEDCCTLFVPKSPTTNPNLRIVNKVEAMTPNLERLIEEAAAGTETIELFAGGSRLRVEENAASAAINPDWF; this is encoded by the coding sequence ATGAAAAAATACGATTACCTGCTGCTGCGGTTCGGCGAAGTGACACTCAAAGGCCGCAACCGCGCACGATTCGAAAAAGCCGCGGTCGAACACGTCCGCGCCCTGCTGCGTCCGTACCCGGACGCGAAGATCCGCCGCGAGTTCGGACGCATCTACGTCGATCCGGGCAGCGAGAACGTCGAGACGCTCATTCCCGTGCTGCAAAACGTATTCGGCATGACGTCGATGAGTCCGGTCCGGGCCGTGCGGCCCGAACTGGAAGAGATCGCGCGCGCGGCCGGAGAACTCGTCGAAGCGATGGACATCACGCGGGAAACGAAGTTCAAGACGAACGTCCGCCGCGTGTGGAAAGACTTTCCGCATTCTTCGCAGGAGTCCAATCCGCTTATTGCCGCGCCGCTGCTCAAACGCTTTCCGCTGCTGAAAGTGGACGTCCGGGAACCGGAGCTTGAACTGCGGGTCGAGATTCGCGACAAAGCCGCTTACGTATTCGGCGAAGTCATTCCCGGCGCGGGCGGTTTCCCGCTCGGCACGAACGGCAAAGCGCTGCTGCTGCTGTCCGGCGGAATCGACAGCCCTGTCGCCGGCTGGTCTTCGCTGCGCCGGGGGCTGGAAGTCGAATGTATCCATTTCCACAGCTATCCGTTCACGAGCGAGCAGGCTAAGGAAAAAGTGGTGGATCTGGCGCAGGCGCTGGCCGAATATGCGGGCAAAGTGCGTCTGCACGTCGTGCCTTTTACCGAAATCCAGACGTCGTTCACGCAGATGGGGCAGGACAATCTGATGATCACGCTGATGCGGCGGGCGATGCTGCGGATCGCGACGATAGTCGCGGAGCGGGAAAAAGCGCTGGCGCTCATTACGGGCGAAAGTCTCGGCCAGGTGGCGAGCCAGACGCTGCCGAGCATGAACGTGATCGAGCGCGCGACCGAGCTGCCGATTTTGCGGCCGCTCGTCATGACGGACAAAGACGAGATCATTCGCCTGTCGCGTACAATCGGCACGTACGACATTTCCATTTTGCCGTATGAAGACTGCTGTACGCTGTTCGTGCCGAAATCGCCGACGACCAATCCGAATCTGCGCATCGTGAACAAGGTCGAAGCGATGACGCCGAATCTCGAACGGCTGATCGAAGAAGCGGCCGCGGGCACCGAGACGATCGAACTGTTCGCGGGCGGTTCCCGCCTCCGCGTCGAAGAGAACGCCGCCTCGGCCGCGATCAATCCGGACTGGTTCTGA
- a CDS encoding cysteine desulfurase family protein — MLNFDHAASTPAHPDVVATVAQVMEAHSGNPSSIHRAGQDAARLLRRAREVCAAALGVTPGEVLFTSGATESNNLAIKGTMLGRSDGRNHIVTTAIEHASVYASCRQLEDFGFEVAYVRPEADGTVSPQRLLEAVNERTALVSVMHVNNETGAVQPVEEIGRRLKSLHPRALLHVDGVQGFGRLPLDLQAAGIDLYSVSAHKNGGPRGVGLLMVRSGVKLLPLLSGGSQENGMRAGTENVASIVGAAKAFRLAAEGQAQRAARLNALRETLAAEVRRHGALTLTEPAQAAPHIVHFTFPGLKSQVILHTLEELGVLVSAQSACAAKTEKPSRVLEAMGRDRPHATSGIRLSLGEEHTQEQIRLLSEALDKAVGRLAPFEGRKR, encoded by the coding sequence ATGCTTAATTTCGACCATGCGGCTTCGACGCCCGCCCATCCCGACGTCGTTGCGACCGTCGCCCAGGTGATGGAGGCGCATAGCGGCAATCCGTCGTCGATCCACCGCGCCGGTCAGGACGCGGCCCGGCTGCTCCGGCGCGCGCGCGAAGTGTGCGCGGCGGCACTCGGCGTAACGCCCGGGGAAGTGCTGTTCACTTCCGGAGCGACGGAAAGCAACAATCTGGCGATCAAGGGCACGATGCTCGGCCGCAGCGACGGCAGGAACCATATCGTGACGACCGCGATCGAGCATGCTTCCGTGTATGCCAGCTGCCGCCAGTTGGAAGATTTCGGCTTCGAAGTGGCGTACGTCCGGCCGGAAGCCGACGGAACCGTCTCGCCCCAAAGACTGCTGGAGGCGGTCAACGAACGGACGGCGCTCGTCAGCGTCATGCACGTGAACAACGAGACGGGCGCGGTGCAGCCGGTCGAAGAGATCGGCCGGCGGCTCAAATCTCTTCATCCGCGCGCGCTGCTGCATGTCGACGGGGTGCAGGGCTTCGGCCGTCTGCCGCTTGATCTTCAAGCCGCCGGGATCGACCTGTACAGCGTATCGGCGCACAAAAACGGCGGTCCCCGCGGCGTCGGCCTGCTCATGGTGCGCAGCGGCGTCAAGCTGCTGCCGCTGCTGTCGGGCGGCAGCCAGGAGAACGGCATGCGTGCCGGCACGGAGAACGTCGCTTCGATCGTGGGCGCGGCCAAAGCGTTTCGCCTCGCGGCGGAAGGGCAGGCGCAGCGCGCGGCGCGGCTGAACGCGCTGCGGGAGACGCTCGCGGCGGAAGTGCGGCGGCACGGGGCGCTGACGCTGACCGAGCCGGCGCAGGCCGCTCCGCATATCGTGCATTTTACGTTTCCGGGCTTGAAATCGCAGGTCATTCTGCATACGCTGGAAGAGCTTGGGGTGCTGGTGTCGGCGCAGTCCGCCTGCGCGGCGAAGACCGAGAAACCGAGCCGGGTCCTCGAAGCGATGGGCCGGGACCGTCCGCACGCGACGTCGGGCATCCGCTTGAGCCTCGGAGAAGAACATACGCAAGAACAGATCCGGCTGCTGTCGGAGGCGCTGGACAAGGCCGTGGGCCGGCTGGCGCCGTTTGAGGGGAGAAAACGATAA
- a CDS encoding lytic transglycosylase domain-containing protein, protein MIIDPRTAKQLIELQWIDSMNLDKSSLKSMEQGKIDSSVFATLLQQKMDQSGTASISAQELMKTLDAIALPANQMGKLKPGAMSLDSASDSSGAAGASLDRSAAKISMPNVSEPTVKSGTPNSNAAQYADLVQAASSRFGIPQSLINGIIDAESSFNPNAQSGAGAKGLMQLMDGTAAGLGVKNSFDPEQNINGGASYIASMLLRFDGSQRLALAAYNAGPGTLQRLGIRTESDLNAKFDQLPRETQNYIGRVETAQAKYI, encoded by the coding sequence ATGATTATCGATCCGAGGACGGCCAAGCAGCTGATCGAGCTGCAGTGGATAGACAGTATGAATCTGGACAAATCTTCGCTCAAGAGCATGGAACAGGGCAAGATCGACTCTTCGGTCTTTGCCACGCTGCTGCAGCAGAAGATGGACCAGTCCGGCACCGCTTCGATATCGGCGCAGGAGCTGATGAAGACGCTCGACGCGATCGCGCTGCCGGCCAACCAGATGGGCAAGCTCAAGCCCGGCGCCATGTCGCTGGACAGCGCTTCGGACTCGTCTGGCGCCGCCGGCGCTTCGCTGGACCGTTCGGCCGCCAAGATCAGCATGCCGAACGTGTCCGAGCCGACCGTCAAATCCGGCACGCCGAACAGCAATGCGGCCCAATACGCGGACCTCGTGCAGGCGGCAAGTTCCAGGTTCGGCATTCCGCAGTCGTTGATCAACGGAATCATCGACGCGGAATCTTCCTTCAACCCGAACGCCCAATCGGGCGCGGGAGCCAAAGGATTGATGCAGCTCATGGACGGAACGGCCGCCGGATTGGGTGTCAAAAATTCGTTCGATCCCGAGCAGAACATCAACGGAGGCGCAAGCTATATCGCTTCGATGCTGCTTCGGTTCGACGGATCGCAGCGGTTGGCGCTTGCGGCTTACAATGCGGGGCCGGGCACGCTGCAGCGTCTGGGCATCCGGACCGAAAGCGATTTGAACGCCAAGTTCGACCAGCTTCCGCGAGAAACGCAAAATTATATCGGCAGGGTCGAAACGGCCCAGGCGAAATACATTTGA
- the rpoD gene encoding RNA polymerase sigma factor RpoD produces the protein MANEQHTELEGEQTLEQVKEQLIELGKKRSHLSYKEIAEKLSPFDQDPEQIEEFYEQLGDQGIEVSDETDEEEEQARPREREGSEEFEFNDDLALPPGIKINDPVRMYLKEIGRVPLLSADDEVQLAKRIMEGDDEAKRRLAEANLRLVVSIAKRYVGRGMLFLDLIQEGNMGLIKAVEKFDYKKGFKFSTYATWWIRQAITRAIADQARTIRIPVHMVETINKLIRVSRQLLQEYGREPSPEEIAAEMELSVEKVREIMKIAQEPVSLETPIGEEDDSHLGDFIEDQEALAPADAAAYELLKEQLEDVLDTLTDREENVLRLRFGLDDGRTRTLEEVGKVFGVTRERIRQIEAKALRKLRHPSRSKRLKDFLE, from the coding sequence ATGGCGAACGAGCAACATACGGAATTGGAAGGCGAACAGACCCTTGAACAGGTGAAAGAACAATTGATCGAACTCGGCAAAAAAAGATCCCATCTCAGTTACAAGGAGATTGCGGAGAAACTGTCGCCGTTCGATCAGGACCCCGAGCAGATCGAAGAGTTTTACGAGCAGCTCGGCGACCAGGGTATCGAAGTGAGCGACGAAACGGACGAGGAAGAAGAACAGGCACGGCCGCGCGAACGGGAGGGCAGCGAGGAATTCGAATTCAACGATGACCTGGCGCTGCCTCCGGGTATCAAGATCAACGATCCGGTGCGCATGTACCTCAAAGAAATCGGCCGCGTTCCGCTGCTGTCCGCCGACGACGAAGTCCAGTTGGCGAAGCGGATCATGGAAGGCGACGACGAAGCCAAGCGCCGACTGGCGGAAGCTAATCTTCGGCTTGTCGTCAGCATCGCCAAACGCTACGTCGGCCGCGGCATGCTGTTCCTGGACCTGATCCAGGAAGGCAACATGGGTCTGATCAAAGCGGTAGAAAAGTTCGATTACAAAAAAGGGTTCAAATTCAGTACGTATGCCACCTGGTGGATTCGTCAGGCCATTACCCGCGCGATCGCCGACCAGGCGCGTACCATCCGGATTCCGGTGCATATGGTCGAGACGATCAACAAGCTGATTCGGGTCTCCCGCCAACTGCTGCAGGAATACGGACGCGAGCCGTCGCCCGAAGAAATCGCGGCGGAGATGGAACTCAGCGTCGAGAAAGTGCGCGAGATCATGAAGATCGCGCAGGAGCCGGTATCGCTGGAGACGCCGATCGGCGAAGAAGACGATTCGCACCTCGGCGACTTTATCGAAGACCAGGAAGCGTTGGCTCCGGCCGACGCCGCGGCTTACGAACTGCTCAAGGAGCAGCTCGAAGACGTGCTCGACACGCTGACCGACCGCGAGGAGAACGTGCTCCGGCTGCGTTTCGGCCTGGACGACGGACGTACGCGCACGCTCGAAGAAGTTGGCAAAGTGTTCGGTGTGACCCGCGAGCGGATACGCCAGATCGAAGCCAAAGCGCTGCGCAAACTTCGTCATCCGAGCCGCAGCAAGCGTCTCAAAGATTTCCTCGAATAG
- the typA gene encoding translational GTPase TypA, translated as MHSRQEIRNIAIIAHVDHGKTTLVDKLLQQSGIFRDHEHVQERAMDSNDLERERGITILAKNTAIPYKDYLINIVDTPGHADFGGEVERIMKMVDGVLLVVDAYEGCMPQTRFVLGKALAHNLTPIVVVNKIDRPAARPSEVIDEVLDLFIELGANDQQLEFPVVYASALNGTSSKNADQQDDNMKAMYDTIIENIPSPTESVDEPLQFLVTLMDYNEYLGRIAIGRVNRGIIRQGQSVAVMTRDGGMKQARIEKLFGFQGLKRIETDQAGAGDIIAIAGIKDINIGETIADPQNPEALPVLKIDEPTLQMTFLVNNSPFAGREGKWVTSRKLRDRLFFELETDVSLRVDETDSPDAFIVSGRGELHLGILIENMRREGYELQVSKPEVIVREVDGKKMEPIERLLIDVPEESTGAVMESLGARKAEMVNMINNGTGQVRLEFLIPARGLIGYRTNFLSLTRGYGVMNHAFDSYGPLIGGQVGGRHQGVLVSTENGNATLYGILGVEDRGTLFVEPGAEVYEGMIVGENTRDNDIVVNICREKQLTNVRSATKDDTVKMKTPRLFSLEQALEYLNDDEYCEITPKNVRMRKKILNKGERERFEKQRKAAQASL; from the coding sequence ATGCATTCAAGACAAGAAATTCGCAATATCGCGATTATCGCTCACGTCGACCATGGTAAAACCACGCTCGTTGACAAACTGCTTCAGCAATCCGGTATTTTCCGCGACCACGAGCATGTCCAAGAGCGCGCCATGGACTCCAACGATCTCGAAAGAGAACGCGGCATTACGATTCTGGCGAAAAATACGGCGATTCCTTATAAAGATTACCTGATCAACATCGTGGATACGCCAGGACACGCCGACTTCGGCGGCGAAGTGGAACGGATCATGAAGATGGTCGACGGCGTTCTGCTCGTCGTGGACGCTTACGAAGGCTGCATGCCGCAGACCCGTTTCGTATTGGGCAAAGCGCTCGCGCACAACCTGACTCCGATCGTCGTCGTTAACAAAATCGACCGTCCGGCTGCCCGTCCGTCGGAAGTCATCGACGAAGTGCTCGACCTGTTCATCGAACTGGGCGCGAACGATCAACAGCTCGAATTCCCTGTCGTGTACGCTTCCGCACTGAACGGCACGTCGAGCAAAAACGCCGATCAGCAGGACGACAACATGAAGGCGATGTACGACACGATTATCGAGAACATTCCGTCGCCGACGGAAAGCGTCGATGAGCCGCTGCAGTTCCTCGTTACGCTGATGGACTACAACGAATACCTCGGCCGGATCGCAATCGGTCGCGTTAACCGCGGCATTATCCGTCAAGGACAATCCGTTGCGGTCATGACGCGCGACGGCGGCATGAAGCAGGCACGCATCGAGAAGCTGTTCGGCTTCCAGGGACTGAAGCGGATCGAGACCGACCAAGCCGGCGCCGGCGACATCATCGCCATCGCAGGCATCAAGGACATCAACATCGGCGAGACGATCGCCGATCCGCAAAATCCGGAAGCTCTGCCGGTCCTCAAGATCGACGAGCCTACGCTGCAGATGACGTTCCTCGTCAACAACAGCCCGTTCGCGGGCCGCGAAGGCAAATGGGTCACTTCCCGCAAACTGCGCGACCGTCTGTTCTTCGAACTCGAGACCGACGTCAGCCTGCGCGTGGATGAGACCGACAGCCCAGATGCGTTCATCGTATCGGGACGCGGCGAGCTTCACCTCGGCATCCTGATCGAGAACATGCGCCGCGAAGGATACGAGCTTCAAGTATCCAAGCCGGAAGTTATCGTCAGAGAAGTCGACGGCAAGAAAATGGAGCCGATCGAACGTCTGCTGATCGACGTGCCGGAAGAAAGCACGGGCGCCGTCATGGAAAGCCTCGGCGCACGCAAAGCCGAAATGGTCAACATGATCAACAACGGCACGGGCCAGGTTCGCCTGGAGTTCCTGATCCCGGCTCGCGGCCTGATCGGATACCGCACGAACTTCCTGAGCTTGACGCGCGGATACGGCGTCATGAACCACGCGTTCGACAGCTACGGCCCGCTGATCGGCGGACAGGTTGGCGGACGTCACCAGGGCGTACTCGTCTCGACCGAGAACGGCAACGCGACATTGTACGGCATTCTCGGCGTCGAAGATCGCGGTACGCTGTTCGTTGAACCGGGTGCCGAAGTATACGAAGGCATGATCGTCGGCGAGAACACTCGCGACAACGACATCGTCGTTAACATCTGCCGTGAAAAGCAGCTGACCAACGTACGTTCCGCGACCAAAGACGATACGGTCAAAATGAAGACGCCTCGCCTGTTCTCGCTGGAGCAAGCGCTGGAGTACCTCAATGACGACGAGTATTGCG
- a CDS encoding tRNA (adenine(22)-N(1))-methyltransferase: MKLSERLNKICGLIPPGSRLADIGSDHALLPTFAVREGRVPSAIAGEVNRGPYDAASKQVAEAGLQSQIEVRLGDGLAAIEAGEADVITIAGMGGALIVRILTEGKAKLAGVQRLILQPNVGEDLVRRWLLREGWLLTEEHILEEDGKIYEVLTGDRSLSAVEDNARLYAPTTVGEPPVRLEADQLLDFGPFLVREASPVFHRKWRSEIAKLEGVAASMGRSDSEDARGKKESLERRIQRLKEVLACLPKDKPLSN; this comes from the coding sequence ATGAAATTATCGGAACGTTTGAACAAGATTTGCGGGTTGATCCCGCCCGGCAGCCGCCTGGCGGACATCGGCTCGGACCATGCGCTGCTGCCGACTTTTGCGGTGCGCGAAGGCCGCGTTCCTTCGGCGATCGCGGGCGAGGTCAATCGCGGCCCTTACGACGCCGCGTCGAAGCAGGTCGCGGAAGCGGGACTGCAGAGCCAGATCGAGGTGCGGCTCGGCGACGGTCTGGCCGCGATCGAAGCGGGCGAAGCGGACGTCATTACGATCGCCGGCATGGGCGGCGCGTTGATCGTCCGCATTTTGACCGAAGGCAAAGCCAAGCTTGCCGGCGTGCAGCGGTTGATTCTGCAGCCGAACGTCGGCGAAGATCTCGTGCGCCGCTGGCTGCTGCGGGAAGGCTGGCTGCTGACGGAGGAACATATCCTCGAAGAAGACGGCAAAATCTACGAAGTGCTGACCGGGGACCGCAGTCTCTCGGCGGTCGAGGACAACGCGCGCCTGTACGCGCCGACGACCGTGGGCGAGCCGCCGGTCCGGCTTGAAGCCGACCAGCTGCTTGATTTCGGCCCTTTTCTCGTGCGCGAAGCTTCGCCGGTGTTCCACCGGAAATGGCGGAGCGAGATCGCGAAGCTGGAAGGGGTCGCGGCATCGATGGGCCGCTCGGATAGCGAAGACGCACGCGGCAAAAAAGAATCGCTCGAACGCCGTATTCAACGGCTCAAGGAGGTGCTGGCATGTTTGCCAAAGGACAAACCGTTGTCCAACTGA